The DNA sequence ATGGAAGGACCCTGTGAAGATGGCTTACTTCGAAGAGTTAGTATGAATAACGTTAGGAAGACTAATCCTTGTTATAAGTATTACACTGGAAACAATTGCCAAATCCTTCTCCTGAATCTTCTGGgttaatttattctttcctttccatttgtgGGGTCTTATCACCATCTTCCCCCAAATCTAGTGTTCTTATGCTTAACTACTTCCCTCATTCCTGAAGCTTCAGTGAAACCTGATCAGGACATTTCTTTCATAAAAAGATGGAATTCATAGAGTTGTGGGTATTTTGCAAGGTTTAGATCCAATGAACTgatttgtaaaataaggaaaatgaggtcTAAAGATTTTGAACAGCATGCCCAAACTCACACAGTGAATTTCTGTTAGATGGCAAGTCTCCAGACTTCAATCTCAGTGAAACAAATGacagtgtttttctttaattaggGATAAAGATGtttagggaaaaatatatataccatctTAATAGTCAAACTCCAAGATTAATCTAGTGCATGGGGAAggattttcttgtttaattgtgtCTGGATCTTCATAGTTGTTACCAACAGTTTGTAAGATTCCGAAGAACTCCTTTCAATGAGCCTAAATGTAATGTTTAACTTGAAATTGATGcaattcattttcttatatcATTTTGAGGAATCAGAGATGATTTCGATATGATTATAGTAGTAAAGTGTCTTCTGTGGCCCAGGATCCCATGCCATCACTATCCCCTCAGCAGCATACATTCATAAGATTAGATGTTTGAactaaatgagagagaaattccttTTGCTGTGGAATAATATTCCAGAATTCTTACTTTGTACCATGGTCGAAAATCTTTCCAGCTGCATGCCAGAAACCTTGGTAAAACAATTATCCTTGGTAAATTTCCTGTGCAAATGTGACAATCAAGTTTGTCCTTACTTAGTGAATTGAATGATGTCACAAAATTAAATCTCTAAAATCAGACAGCATTCTAACAAACATCCCAACAAATTAGTCATGGTAGAAATTATCTCACAATAGGAACaccttcctttttattgttaatgACTAATATGATTATATTTATTACTGTGTGTAACAGTAAGGAAGTAAAATGAGTGCTGTGACTTGTACTAACAGATTTCTtgtcattaatttattaattaggaaccaccaaatttttaagaattttggaAACAGTAATGTGGAGCTTGAATAGGTAGGGGGAAGGAATAAGATTCAGGGtaatgaggagaaaaatgaaatttccaaAGGCTTGAAATAAATTGAGGACAGTAAAGAaaggataaggaaaaaaaatgaaggaatacTATTATTCTTCCAAAATATCTGGCAAAGTAAACTTCTGTCCCATCAATTCCAGTTCTCACTTTTGCATCATATTTGCCCGTACACTCCTAAACCTTGCCTGAATATTCCTGTGGTTGTGCTTCCCTTTCAGGATACCATTCCATTTCCACCTCACCTCACTGCAAAACCTTTTGAAAAAGTGTCTTATTATCTCTTCTCTACACACAGCTGAAATGGCTTTTACAACTCATGTTCAACATGCTTTTCAGGATCTCACCTAGTAGAAGCAACCTATAAGGACACCCCAACATGCTCTACATGTCTAAAAAACAGTTAgcatcctctccctccttccaaaTACATCCCTTTTCCTAAAAGTATTCTGTGTATTACATATTGCTATTTTAGTGTTCATTATAATTGTTATCAGAGGTAAAGCCATCACAATGCTCTCAATTACTCAGGATAAAAGCCCTGAAATTGCCTTCTTTTTATCTACTGAATCCTGTCGACAATTTTCTTGACAATTATATATTGATCATTTTCCACGTGCAAGAAATTTTATATCCATGTTCACATTCAATCTTCACAAAACTCCTATAAGGTGGTGTAttatcactcttttttttctagaTGTGGCAATAATTTAGAgcagttaagtaactttcccaaggtcatccAGCTCCATAGTAGATAAACCCAGGACTTTTGAAGGTAGGCCACCTAGCACACAAGTGCACTTGTGAACCATGTTTGATGGGCCTTCACAAATCTTCCTTACCTCTTTCCTAGCTCACACAAGCACAACTAGCAGCTTATTAGCTCTTCTTACGCTTAAATTAATGCATTAGCTTTACTTCCAATCTCACTATATTCTAATTTACAGTGAGGCCagagtttttattaaaaaatttcctAATTCTTCAATTGTTCCTCATTGATTTCATAATAAGTATGAATCTTTTAGTATGCATTCCAGAATGCTTTCCAATTTTATCTGCTACTAAACCCTTCACACCTTCTCCTAGGCAAACTTTAtggcattttctcatttttttctcactcCATCTTGATTTCCTTATACCCTTTTCCTCTGTCTCACTTTATTAATctcaattttgtaaattttatttctatatttcctctttcattttatttttgcattacttttttccctcaatattattattactaaataatagtgaaaaattcCATACTCTATATAAGATCATATGATTCTTAGCTTCTCTTTTAGAATCCTCTGAAACTTAAATGCTTCTTAAGGCTCAACCTCTAGATCTGTGTTAGAATTTTATGTTTCTCTCAAAGCTTCTGATGGAAAATTTCTTTGAGGTTGTATCCTTACACACCCCCtccattaaaatgttaaattaatgGAGATTATGAGAACTCTCAATccattgttcatattttaaagacagaaaaatagaagaaaacggGAGGCAAGTTCATTTACCTCATCTTGGTGTCATCGTTAGCATATAAGTGAAATGTGAAAATGATTAATGGAAAGCCAAGTTTCTATATGAATCAGAAGGTGCTAAATATTACTTCTAACAATTATCTAAATCTCTTTAATGCTTACTGAATATATAATtctatgcaaaatattttacattccatACCTCATTTGAAATTAATAATAACCATAAGAAATTGATATAGTAtttaacaaaatgggaaaatgtcttaaagaagaaaaataaggtatACAAGGTTCTCAgacaacaaacaaaacctatataCTATGTTGCCTCACAGTGATACTgtgaatgaatatttattttattttgatggagAGGAAGTTTCCACAGCTATACACAAAATCATTGCATTAGACTACCATACCACtaagaataatttttcaaaaatgcacatcttaaaaacatttttttaattgtgaaatctCATGCTCAAATAAACTCTATTTATTTAAGATAAAGATTTAAGATAAGACAAGACTTACAGAAGATAGTACGGTTTTGTATATTTAAGAGCTAATTAACTATTACTTCTGTAATAAACTGTTttgaagttcagagagaaaggaaatatataacaTTGGTGATAAACACTGAAACCACCATGGAGGGTAGCATAAGAAAGACgttttaggaataaatctagcaCTCATAGAGACCCTGAAGAGATGTGGATAACAGACTATGAGCAGAAGCAGGGTAGTAGTGCTGGATAAAATAGAGATTTTAGATCGTGTGCATTTTGAGAGCCTTTACGTAATAAACCACAGAAAAATCATTGCAAGCATGAACAGAATGATACAAAAtgagactttaaatttaaatataaaaattctgaCTTCCTTTTCATTCTCCTCTCCAAGGTATCTACAGAGGCTACTTCCTGGAATAAGTCAATAAGTGAAGCAAATTACTCCATGGTCACTGAATTCATTTTTCTAGGACTTTCCAATTCTCAGGAGCTCCAGATTTTCctatttgtgttcttttttgtgtTCTATATAGGAATTGTGTTTGGAAACCTTCTTATTGTTATAACTGTGACTTCTGACTCCCATCTTCATTCCCCAATGTATTTCCTGCTTGCGAACCTCTCACTCATTGATCTGTGTCTATCTTCAGTCACAGCCCCCAAAATGATTGCTGACTTTCTCAGTAAGCACAAAGTCATCTCTTTTAAAGGCTGCCTTGCTCAGATATTTCTCCTTCACCTTTTTGGTGGAGGTGAGTTGGTGATCCTCATAGCCATGGCCTTTGACAGATATATAGCAATCTGCAAGCCCCTGCACTACACCACAATTATGTGCAGCAACGTATGTGTTGGTATTGTGGCTGCTTCATGGGGAATTGGTTTCTTCCACTCAGTGAGCCAGTTGGCCTTTGCAGTGAATCTACCCTTCTGTGGCCCAAATGAGGTCGACAGCTTCTATTGTGACCTACCTAGGGTCATCAAACTTGCCTGCACAGACACCTACAGATTGGATATCATGGTCATCGCTAACAGTGGCATGCTTACTGTGTGTTCTTTTGTGCTCCTAATCACCTCCTACACTATCATCCTAGTGACCATCCAGCGTCGTCCTTCACACACATCATCCAGGGCTCTGTCCACTTTGACTGCCCATATCACAGTAGTTCTTTTGTTCTTTGGACCATGTGTCTTCATTTATGCCTGGCCATTCCCTATCAAGTCATTAGATAAATTCCTTGCTGTATTTTATTCTGTGGTCACTCCTCTCTTGAACCCAATTATATACACACTGCGGAACAAAGATATGAAGGCTGCAATGAGGCGACTGAGAAAATGGAATATGAAGTCTAGTGTAAAGCTCTAGGCCTTCTGTAACCATAAGACTAATCTGAGATAAAAACATAATATTTAGTAAAGTTGATAAATTACTTACTAAAGGTCATAAAATTTGCACACTTTACTTCTATGTCACTTAGGAATCTTCATGTCACTTAGGAATTCACATACACTGCTTCCATTTATCCTCAAAGAAATTTGTcctttgtatttttgttaaaGATGCAAATCTAATACTGTGCTTTCAAAATATCATCTCACCTAATTGCCAGCACTATGAAAGGCTTAAACACATTAGAGTTTGAGCAGCCTGTCTTCCTGAATGGTCCTGAGGCTATTAGAGGGATGGAGAGAAATGTGCCTGGCTTATAACACCTTTTAAACATGTGTGTTGCTCATTTGACCTAAAAACATCAAGGAAGAAATTCATTCCTGCCTAGCTCAAAAATTTTACTTAAtaataagaagttttaaaaaaaatttcttccaatGTAACATTTTACTGTAGTTCACTTCTTATTACATAATTCCTAAGAATGACAGGCATTTGGAGCCTGCCAACATGAAATTTGTCTGGCAGGCACTTGATCTCTCATGATATATGGCAATGGCTCATAAGCAGTAAAAGTTATTTAGAGGGAACCAGTCTCTTAAAATGTGGGCCCAAAGTAAGTCATTCAGATCCATCCATGTATTTCCCATggttagatttttctttctttctttcttttttttgcatgggcaagcacctggaattgaacatgggtctccagcatggcaggtgagaactcttcctgatgagccaccgtggcccaccctccatgaTTAGATTTTAAGAGAACAATCTTTGAATTCAGAAAGATTTGGGGGAGCAATTCAACTTCTTCCTTAGTAATCATGATATCGAACACAACATTTAACTTTCCCATGCTTCCGTTCCCACATCTTTAAAAgggtaataataataactatcacATAGGTTATTTGTGGGGTTGGGGATGAGGTTAATAGATATAAATCACAAAGCACATTTTGTGGCATTTTTCTAGTTCTCAAGAAATAGTAGTTGATGATGCTGATATATAAATCACATATAACAACAGAGATAAAAGttctccactttttcttttttgtgccaaTATACCAGAGAACTATGACACATTCCAATCATTAACAGATGCTCATTCAGGGTGTCAAAGATGCAAGGGGAagtgtgtatatttatgtgcaactgtgtgctttttttgttttgttttttgcaactGTGTACTTTTGCATTCACACTCTATCCCATCCTAGGAAAGCATACGAAAAATTCAGGATAAGCATAAAGGGAAATACAAGTTGAAAAACATCTTGACAAGTGATTCTGAGAAATATCTCCTCTCTCCAGGGAAAAGCTATGaaccaagaaaaaaaggaggattAAATATTCTGATTAAAGAGCATTAATTCAAAGCATGGCTTGAATTAATGAAGATAGAAAGCTCAGATGATAAAAGGGTTAAATTATGTTtaatccagaaagaaaaagaaactataaaattctGAAGTAGGttaaaaacacagaagaaaacaaGTATGTGATAATGACATTATCACAcaccaaaggaaaaggaaaaatctataaatgtgatggtggaattatcGCCTACCAATATATGAAAGGATATATTGAATCTGTTTCCCATTCTGATTAGAGTAGGATTCTAAATGACTTTAAGATATAActataaacaaaaactaaacaaatgtTAAAGTCAAACATGAGTTAATTTCTCTGTAATCCATAGATGTGGTAAAGATTGAAAACATTGTCTTCAGAAAGTTAATGTCATTAAATTCATGTTAAGCccattagaaaagtaaaaagataaatgaaacgcTATGAGAGAGCATTTACAATTCACTTTTCAAAGATTAAGAGCCCGAATATGTAGAGAACTTCCAAAGTTTTACATGAAAGAGACCAACATGAtaattaagaaatgggcaaaatatatgaactAATAGTTTATAAATAAGGAGATGATGCAAATGATCCttaaatagatgaaaaatgtTTGGGCTGTCCCATGTTAACAGATAAGCAATGTAAAACTATACTGAAACAGTTCTGACCTATCACATTAacaaaacttt is a window from the Tamandua tetradactyla isolate mTamTet1 chromosome 14, mTamTet1.pri, whole genome shotgun sequence genome containing:
- the LOC143655056 gene encoding olfactory receptor 4F4, whose amino-acid sequence is MVTEFIFLGLSNSQELQIFLFVFFFVFYIGIVFGNLLIVITVTSDSHLHSPMYFLLANLSLIDLCLSSVTAPKMIADFLSKHKVISFKGCLAQIFLLHLFGGGELVILIAMAFDRYIAICKPLHYTTIMCSNVCVGIVAASWGIGFFHSVSQLAFAVNLPFCGPNEVDSFYCDLPRVIKLACTDTYRLDIMVIANSGMLTVCSFVLLITSYTIILVTIQRRPSHTSSRALSTLTAHITVVLLFFGPCVFIYAWPFPIKSLDKFLAVFYSVVTPLLNPIIYTLRNKDMKAAMRRLRKWNMKSSVKL